Proteins from a genomic interval of Gopherus evgoodei ecotype Sinaloan lineage chromosome 7, rGopEvg1_v1.p, whole genome shotgun sequence:
- the TBATA gene encoding protein TBATA isoform X4: protein MEMLRSPVAGPVKGKDITALAGKLKHVALNMPLRFSTEATRPQSKNNSRFGNLSHHSFFSRHNPHPHRVTHIQGLNGVPICIVNDGWSVLTPLSPHPMIKGQLSTTVLGVPGAQMPIGDPHSNLVPRLTVGSLSDAWREELRELAARVSASSSTEMEQKEVAEEPRRATQYSAETGRLIPPSSRATVRHTPQQLCRNNAKNKGKDAALSFQDQELVILELLCQILQTDSLSAIQQWLLTAGQREKDLVMRMLQTATANLQPEPKSLSTNLEQRLQSQMSQTAVGLSSRGQHLGRNHPVRLSQSQKQEPIPEEDKPVHMGTAEVLQFHLFRDGKQNQPDPPN from the exons ATGGAGATGCTAAGGAGCCCAGTTGCTGGTCCAGTCAAAGGAAAAGACATCACAGCATTAGCAGGGAAACTCAAACACGTGGCCCTGAACATGCCACTGCGGTTTAGTACGGAGGCCACGAGACCCCAGTCAAAGAACAATTCTCGCTTTGGCAACCTCAGCCACCATTCCTTCTTCTCACGGCACAACCCCCATCCTCACCGAGTGACCCACATCCAAG gctTAAATGGTGTCCCCATCTGTATCGTTAATGACGGGTGGTCTGTGCTGACCCCTCTGTCGCCTCATCCAATGATAAAAGGCCAGCTTTCTACTACCGTATTGGGGGTACCAGGGGCTCAGATGCCCATTGGAGATCCACATAGTAATCTGGTCCCCAGGTTAACTGTAG GCTCgttgtcagatgcatggagagaaGAACTGAGGGAACTTGCTGCCAGAGTTAGTGCTTCCTCCTCCACTGAAATGGAGCAGAAGGAAGTG GCGGAAGAGCCCCGGAGAGCAACACAGTATTCAGCAGAAACTGGGCGCCTCATCCCACCTTCTTCTCGGGCAACAGTCCGCCATACCCCCCAACAGTTGTGCCGAAATAATGCGAAGAACAAAGGCAAAGATGCTGCCCTTTCTTTCCAGGACCAAGAGCTGGTA ATTTTGGAGCtgctgtgtcagatcctgcagacaGACTCCTTGTCAGCTATTCAGCAATGGCTGCTCACAGCTGGTCAGAGGG AAAAGGATCTTGTTATGAGGATGTTGCAGACTGCAACTGCCAACCTACAACCGGAGCCCAAATCCTTGAGCACAAACCTGGAGCAGAGACTTCAGTCCCAGATGTCCCAGACTGCAGTGGGCCTGTCCTCCAGAGGGCAACACTTGGGAAGGAATCATCCAGTCAG ATTGTCTCAGAGTCAGAAGCAAGAACCCATTCCAGAGGAAGACAAGCCAG tgcATATGGGTACTGCAGAAGTTCTCCAGTTCCATTTATTCCGGGATGGAAAGCAGAACCAGCCAGATCCACCCAATTAA
- the TBATA gene encoding protein TBATA isoform X1, with amino-acid sequence MAGMGRITKMATEIKNLEPVLQQLETKCISAKEKMEMLRSPVAGPVKGKDITALAGKLKHVALNMPLRFSTEATRPQSKNNSRFGNLSHHSFFSRHNPHPHRVTHIQGLNGVPICIVNDGWSVLTPLSPHPMIKGQLSTTVLGVPGAQMPIGDPHSNLVPRLTVGSLSDAWREELRELAARVSASSSTEMEQKEVAEEPRRATQYSAETGRLIPPSSRATVRHTPQQLCRNNAKNKGKDAALSFQDQELVILELLCQILQTDSLSAIQQWLLTAGQREKDLVMRMLQTATANLQPEPKSLSTNLEQRLQSQMSQTAVGLSSRGQHLGRNHPVRLSQSQKQEPIPEEDKPVHMGTAEVLQFHLFRDGKQNQPDPPN; translated from the exons AATCACTAAAATGGCAACAGAGATAAAAAACTTGGAACCTGTTCTTCAGCAGCTGGA AACCAAGTGTATATCTGCTAAGGAGAAGATGGAGATGCTAAGGAGCCCAGTTGCTGGTCCAGTCAAAGGAAAAGACATCACAGCATTAGCAGGGAAACTCAAACACGTGGCCCTGAACATGCCACTGCGGTTTAGTACGGAGGCCACGAGACCCCAGTCAAAGAACAATTCTCGCTTTGGCAACCTCAGCCACCATTCCTTCTTCTCACGGCACAACCCCCATCCTCACCGAGTGACCCACATCCAAG gctTAAATGGTGTCCCCATCTGTATCGTTAATGACGGGTGGTCTGTGCTGACCCCTCTGTCGCCTCATCCAATGATAAAAGGCCAGCTTTCTACTACCGTATTGGGGGTACCAGGGGCTCAGATGCCCATTGGAGATCCACATAGTAATCTGGTCCCCAGGTTAACTGTAG GCTCgttgtcagatgcatggagagaaGAACTGAGGGAACTTGCTGCCAGAGTTAGTGCTTCCTCCTCCACTGAAATGGAGCAGAAGGAAGTG GCGGAAGAGCCCCGGAGAGCAACACAGTATTCAGCAGAAACTGGGCGCCTCATCCCACCTTCTTCTCGGGCAACAGTCCGCCATACCCCCCAACAGTTGTGCCGAAATAATGCGAAGAACAAAGGCAAAGATGCTGCCCTTTCTTTCCAGGACCAAGAGCTGGTA ATTTTGGAGCtgctgtgtcagatcctgcagacaGACTCCTTGTCAGCTATTCAGCAATGGCTGCTCACAGCTGGTCAGAGGG AAAAGGATCTTGTTATGAGGATGTTGCAGACTGCAACTGCCAACCTACAACCGGAGCCCAAATCCTTGAGCACAAACCTGGAGCAGAGACTTCAGTCCCAGATGTCCCAGACTGCAGTGGGCCTGTCCTCCAGAGGGCAACACTTGGGAAGGAATCATCCAGTCAG ATTGTCTCAGAGTCAGAAGCAAGAACCCATTCCAGAGGAAGACAAGCCAG tgcATATGGGTACTGCAGAAGTTCTCCAGTTCCATTTATTCCGGGATGGAAAGCAGAACCAGCCAGATCCACCCAATTAA
- the TBATA gene encoding protein TBATA isoform X3 has translation MAGMGRITKMATEIKNLEPVLQQLETKCISAKEKMEMLRSPVAGPVKGKDITALAGKLKHVALNMPLRFSTEATRPQSKNNSRFGNLSHHSFFSRHNPHPHRVTHIQGLNGVPICIVNDGWSVLTPLSPHPMIKGSLSDAWREELRELAARVSASSSTEMEQKEVAEEPRRATQYSAETGRLIPPSSRATVRHTPQQLCRNNAKNKGKDAALSFQDQELVILELLCQILQTDSLSAIQQWLLTAGQREKDLVMRMLQTATANLQPEPKSLSTNLEQRLQSQMSQTAVGLSSRGQHLGRNHPVRLSQSQKQEPIPEEDKPVHMGTAEVLQFHLFRDGKQNQPDPPN, from the exons AATCACTAAAATGGCAACAGAGATAAAAAACTTGGAACCTGTTCTTCAGCAGCTGGA AACCAAGTGTATATCTGCTAAGGAGAAGATGGAGATGCTAAGGAGCCCAGTTGCTGGTCCAGTCAAAGGAAAAGACATCACAGCATTAGCAGGGAAACTCAAACACGTGGCCCTGAACATGCCACTGCGGTTTAGTACGGAGGCCACGAGACCCCAGTCAAAGAACAATTCTCGCTTTGGCAACCTCAGCCACCATTCCTTCTTCTCACGGCACAACCCCCATCCTCACCGAGTGACCCACATCCAAG gctTAAATGGTGTCCCCATCTGTATCGTTAATGACGGGTGGTCTGTGCTGACCCCTCTGTCGCCTCATCCAATGATAAAAG GCTCgttgtcagatgcatggagagaaGAACTGAGGGAACTTGCTGCCAGAGTTAGTGCTTCCTCCTCCACTGAAATGGAGCAGAAGGAAGTG GCGGAAGAGCCCCGGAGAGCAACACAGTATTCAGCAGAAACTGGGCGCCTCATCCCACCTTCTTCTCGGGCAACAGTCCGCCATACCCCCCAACAGTTGTGCCGAAATAATGCGAAGAACAAAGGCAAAGATGCTGCCCTTTCTTTCCAGGACCAAGAGCTGGTA ATTTTGGAGCtgctgtgtcagatcctgcagacaGACTCCTTGTCAGCTATTCAGCAATGGCTGCTCACAGCTGGTCAGAGGG AAAAGGATCTTGTTATGAGGATGTTGCAGACTGCAACTGCCAACCTACAACCGGAGCCCAAATCCTTGAGCACAAACCTGGAGCAGAGACTTCAGTCCCAGATGTCCCAGACTGCAGTGGGCCTGTCCTCCAGAGGGCAACACTTGGGAAGGAATCATCCAGTCAG ATTGTCTCAGAGTCAGAAGCAAGAACCCATTCCAGAGGAAGACAAGCCAG tgcATATGGGTACTGCAGAAGTTCTCCAGTTCCATTTATTCCGGGATGGAAAGCAGAACCAGCCAGATCCACCCAATTAA
- the TBATA gene encoding protein TBATA isoform X2: MATEIKNLEPVLQQLETKCISAKEKMEMLRSPVAGPVKGKDITALAGKLKHVALNMPLRFSTEATRPQSKNNSRFGNLSHHSFFSRHNPHPHRVTHIQGLNGVPICIVNDGWSVLTPLSPHPMIKGQLSTTVLGVPGAQMPIGDPHSNLVPRLTVGSLSDAWREELRELAARVSASSSTEMEQKEVAEEPRRATQYSAETGRLIPPSSRATVRHTPQQLCRNNAKNKGKDAALSFQDQELVILELLCQILQTDSLSAIQQWLLTAGQREKDLVMRMLQTATANLQPEPKSLSTNLEQRLQSQMSQTAVGLSSRGQHLGRNHPVRLSQSQKQEPIPEEDKPVHMGTAEVLQFHLFRDGKQNQPDPPN; encoded by the exons ATGGCAACAGAGATAAAAAACTTGGAACCTGTTCTTCAGCAGCTGGA AACCAAGTGTATATCTGCTAAGGAGAAGATGGAGATGCTAAGGAGCCCAGTTGCTGGTCCAGTCAAAGGAAAAGACATCACAGCATTAGCAGGGAAACTCAAACACGTGGCCCTGAACATGCCACTGCGGTTTAGTACGGAGGCCACGAGACCCCAGTCAAAGAACAATTCTCGCTTTGGCAACCTCAGCCACCATTCCTTCTTCTCACGGCACAACCCCCATCCTCACCGAGTGACCCACATCCAAG gctTAAATGGTGTCCCCATCTGTATCGTTAATGACGGGTGGTCTGTGCTGACCCCTCTGTCGCCTCATCCAATGATAAAAGGCCAGCTTTCTACTACCGTATTGGGGGTACCAGGGGCTCAGATGCCCATTGGAGATCCACATAGTAATCTGGTCCCCAGGTTAACTGTAG GCTCgttgtcagatgcatggagagaaGAACTGAGGGAACTTGCTGCCAGAGTTAGTGCTTCCTCCTCCACTGAAATGGAGCAGAAGGAAGTG GCGGAAGAGCCCCGGAGAGCAACACAGTATTCAGCAGAAACTGGGCGCCTCATCCCACCTTCTTCTCGGGCAACAGTCCGCCATACCCCCCAACAGTTGTGCCGAAATAATGCGAAGAACAAAGGCAAAGATGCTGCCCTTTCTTTCCAGGACCAAGAGCTGGTA ATTTTGGAGCtgctgtgtcagatcctgcagacaGACTCCTTGTCAGCTATTCAGCAATGGCTGCTCACAGCTGGTCAGAGGG AAAAGGATCTTGTTATGAGGATGTTGCAGACTGCAACTGCCAACCTACAACCGGAGCCCAAATCCTTGAGCACAAACCTGGAGCAGAGACTTCAGTCCCAGATGTCCCAGACTGCAGTGGGCCTGTCCTCCAGAGGGCAACACTTGGGAAGGAATCATCCAGTCAG ATTGTCTCAGAGTCAGAAGCAAGAACCCATTCCAGAGGAAGACAAGCCAG tgcATATGGGTACTGCAGAAGTTCTCCAGTTCCATTTATTCCGGGATGGAAAGCAGAACCAGCCAGATCCACCCAATTAA